In Capillimicrobium parvum, a genomic segment contains:
- a CDS encoding GMC family oxidoreductase, with protein MNAHYDVIVVGSGAGGGTLVRRLAPSGKRILLLERGDWLPREPQNWLAQDVFVDNRYVSADTWYDDRGKPFQPQVHYFVGGATKLYGAALYRLREQDFAELRHHDGLSPAWPIGYDELEPYYTQAEQLYEVHGARGEDPTEPPASADYPFAPVSHEPRIQQLADDLAAEGLHPFHAPCGVRLDERRRAFSACVRCPDCDGFPCLVHAKSDAELMSVRPALEHETVTLLTGAQALRLETDASGRVVTGVVVAGQEGVETFTADIVVVSCGAANTAKLLLASANDRHPAGLGNGSDQLGRNYMFHASTAVLALSREENPTVFQKTLGVNDFYFGTDDFPYPMGNIQMVGKSQAPMFRGEKPVETLLAPKWSLEDVARHAVDFWLSTEDLPRPDNRVTVRDDGAIRLTYTANNGEAKQQLYRRLKSMLGRLGMHDGHLLPRHAYLKNDIPVAGCAHQAGTARFGTDPDSSVLDRDCRAHELDNLYVVDTSFFPSIGAVNPALTAMANALRVGDHLLARLGAAVGEPARAA; from the coding sequence GTGAACGCGCACTACGACGTCATCGTCGTCGGCAGCGGCGCCGGCGGCGGGACCCTGGTCCGTCGTCTGGCGCCGTCGGGCAAGCGGATCCTGCTGCTCGAACGAGGGGACTGGCTGCCGCGCGAGCCGCAGAACTGGCTCGCCCAGGACGTGTTCGTCGACAACCGCTACGTCTCGGCCGACACGTGGTACGACGATCGCGGCAAGCCGTTCCAACCGCAGGTCCACTACTTCGTCGGCGGCGCCACGAAGCTCTACGGCGCGGCGCTGTACCGGTTGCGTGAGCAGGACTTCGCCGAGCTGCGCCATCACGACGGGCTGTCGCCGGCGTGGCCGATCGGCTACGACGAGCTCGAGCCGTACTACACGCAGGCCGAGCAGCTCTATGAGGTCCATGGCGCGCGCGGCGAGGATCCCACGGAGCCGCCGGCCAGCGCCGACTACCCGTTTGCGCCGGTCTCCCACGAGCCGCGCATCCAGCAGCTGGCCGACGACCTGGCCGCAGAGGGCCTGCATCCGTTCCACGCGCCCTGCGGCGTCCGGCTCGACGAACGCCGCCGGGCGTTCAGCGCGTGCGTACGGTGTCCGGACTGCGACGGATTTCCCTGCCTCGTCCACGCCAAGTCCGACGCGGAGCTCATGAGCGTCCGCCCTGCGCTCGAACATGAGACGGTGACGTTGCTCACCGGAGCGCAGGCGCTGCGGCTCGAGACCGACGCGAGCGGCCGTGTCGTGACGGGGGTCGTCGTGGCGGGCCAGGAGGGCGTCGAGACGTTCACGGCCGACATCGTCGTCGTCTCCTGCGGCGCCGCCAACACCGCAAAGCTCCTGCTCGCCTCCGCGAACGACCGCCATCCGGCGGGCCTGGGCAACGGGTCCGACCAGCTCGGTCGCAACTACATGTTCCACGCCAGCACGGCGGTGCTCGCGCTGTCGCGCGAGGAGAACCCGACGGTGTTCCAGAAGACGCTGGGCGTCAACGACTTCTACTTCGGCACCGACGACTTCCCCTACCCGATGGGCAACATCCAGATGGTCGGCAAGTCGCAGGCGCCGATGTTCCGGGGCGAGAAGCCGGTCGAGACCCTGCTCGCGCCGAAGTGGTCGCTCGAGGACGTCGCCCGGCACGCCGTCGACTTCTGGCTGTCCACCGAGGACCTCCCGCGACCCGACAATCGGGTCACGGTGCGCGACGACGGGGCCATCCGACTGACCTACACGGCGAACAACGGCGAGGCGAAGCAGCAGCTGTACCGGCGGCTGAAGTCGATGCTCGGCCGCCTCGGCATGCACGATGGGCATCTGCTGCCGCGCCACGCGTACCTCAAGAACGACATCCCGGTTGCCGGCTGCGCCCATCAGGCGGGTACGGCGCGGTTCGGGACGGACCCGGACAGCTCGGTCCTCGACCGCGACTGCCGGGCGCACGAGTTGGACAACCTCTACGTGGTGGACACGAGCTTCTTCCCGAGCATCGGCGCCGTGAACCCGGCGCTCACCGCCATGGCGAACGCGCTACGCGTGGGCGATCACCTGCTGGCGCGCCTCGGGGCCGCGGTCGGCGAGCCGGCCCGTGCCGCGTGA